AGCTGTTCTTGCTGCTCTGTTCCTTTTCGGAGGCGGCATGATATGGGGCAACCGTGGATATGGCATGATGGGCGGTTATGGCATGATGGGTAACTGGGGCTACTCTCCCTTCGGCTGGTTCGGAATGGGATTGGGCATGATCTTCATGTGGCTCATCCCCATCGGCATCCTCGTGCTCATTGGGTTTGGTGTCGCATCCCTGGTGCGAAATACAGGAAATCCTCCCCAAGCCTCATCCCTGACGCCCTGCTCCAACTGCGGAAAGGGCACCCAAGCCGATTGGCAGACTTGCCCCTACTGCGGCAATTCCTTGAAGTAAAGTAACCTCGCGTTCTCAAAGTAGCCTGTCGGAAGATAGGCTATTTTGCTTATATACCACTAGGCTGAAATCCGCTCCCTGCCATCGTCTATTGGATATACACTATTGGCATCTTTATAAAAGGTAGGCAACCATGACTGTCCGTGACCCTGTATGTGGAATGGAAATTGAACCCCAAAGTGCCTTCGCCGAGCGCGAACACATGGGGCAGACGTTGTATTTTTGCTCACAATCCTGCGTGGAACAGTTCGATATCGACCCGCACCATTATGTGATGACTTCGGCAACAACGGGTTTTAATCCCGAACGGACGCTCACCCGCATCGAACTACCCGTCGCCGATCTGCCGTTTTACAAACCTGTCACCGCCCTGGAATCTGGTTTGCGCGCCCTGGAGGGCGTTCATCAAGTAACCACCAATGCAGGTGCGGGTGTGTTGCAGGTGGAATATGATTCCAAAAAGGTGAACATTCCGCAAATGGCGGCAGTCATCCGCTTGGCGGGGTTTCAACCTGGCGGGTCGAATCTCAAAATCGGAATCGAGAACCTGCGTTGTGCCTCCTGTGTGAAGTTCATCGAGGATGAACTGAAGTCCACAGATGGCGTATTAAGCGCAACGGTCAACATTGCCACACAGGAAGCGAGCGTGGATTATCTCCCCCAAAAGGCAACCCTTGTACAATTGAATGCAGCCATTGAGGCTTGGGGATACAAGCCACGTCCTGCGCTGACTGGCGCGCCAATAGACAAACAAGAAGAGGCACATGCCCGTGAATACATCCGGCTGATGAGAATGTTCTGGTTCTCGGCAATTGTTTCCATTCCGGTGTTGTTATTCGCATACCCGCAATACGTTCCCGGCATCCGGGATTTGTCAATGGAGACCATCCGATGGTCATGGGTTCTTTCCGCCGTTGCAACACTACCTGTGTTGTTCTATTCCGGGTATGACTTTTTCACAGGTGCGTGGGCGGCCTTCAAACATCGCTCAGCCAACATGAACACCTTGATCGCGCTCGGTACCGGCGCGGCATGGTTGTATTCAACGTTTGCCATTGCATTTCCGTCCGTGTTTCCTGAAGGGACATCCGAGCCGTTTTACGATGTAGTTGCAGTTGTCATTGCATTGGTTGTGTTGGGGCAGGCACTTGAACTACGCGCCAAGGGACAATCCAGCGCGGCGATCAAGAAATTGTTGGGTCTACAAGCGAAGACTGCCCGCGTGATTCGCAATGGAAAAGAACTTGATCTGCCTGTAGAAGAAGTGTTGGTCGGCGATGTGATCCAGGTCCGTCCCGGTGAGAAAATACCCGTGGATGGCGTTATCGTCGAAGGCAGTTCTGCCGTGGATGAGTCGATGCTGACGGGTGAGTCGTTGCCAGTTTCCAAGAAACAGGGAGATGAGGTGATCGGAGCGACCTTGAACAAGACAGGCGCGTTCAAATTCCGCGCCACGAAGGTCGGCAAGGATACGGCTCTCGCGCAGATCGTGAAGATGGTGCAGGACGCGCAAAATTCCAAAGCACCAATTGCCCGTCTTGCCGATACCATCTCTGGTTATTTCGTACCCATCGTGATGATTCTCGCCGTGTGGACGTTCGTCATTTGGTTCGTGATTGGACCTCAACCGCAATTGGTATATGCACTCGTTACCAGTGTAACCGTGCTCATCATTGCCTGCCCCTGCGCTTTGGGTCTTGCCACGCCCATGAGCTTGATGGTCGGCATTGGCAAAGGTGCGGAACATGGGATTCTCATCCGCTCTGGCGAAGCCCTGCAAACTGCGCGAGCCATTCAAACCGTGGTGTTGGATAAGACGGGCACGATTACAAAGGGAAAGCCTGAGTTAACGGATGTCATCCTTACCAATTCCATGAATGGTAACAGCCATCAGTTGTTGCGCCTGGTGGCATCCGTTGAGAAGGTCAGTGAACATCCCCTGGCGCAAGCCATTGTGGACGGAGCACAGGCGCGAAAACTGGAATTGACCGATGTGCAGGATTTTGAAGCCATCCCTGGACAT
This portion of the Anaerolineales bacterium genome encodes:
- the cadA gene encoding cadmium-translocating P-type ATPase; the protein is MTVRDPVCGMEIEPQSAFAEREHMGQTLYFCSQSCVEQFDIDPHHYVMTSATTGFNPERTLTRIELPVADLPFYKPVTALESGLRALEGVHQVTTNAGAGVLQVEYDSKKVNIPQMAAVIRLAGFQPGGSNLKIGIENLRCASCVKFIEDELKSTDGVLSATVNIATQEASVDYLPQKATLVQLNAAIEAWGYKPRPALTGAPIDKQEEAHAREYIRLMRMFWFSAIVSIPVLLFAYPQYVPGIRDLSMETIRWSWVLSAVATLPVLFYSGYDFFTGAWAAFKHRSANMNTLIALGTGAAWLYSTFAIAFPSVFPEGTSEPFYDVVAVVIALVVLGQALELRAKGQSSAAIKKLLGLQAKTARVIRNGKELDLPVEEVLVGDVIQVRPGEKIPVDGVIVEGSSAVDESMLTGESLPVSKKQGDEVIGATLNKTGAFKFRATKVGKDTALAQIVKMVQDAQNSKAPIARLADTISGYFVPIVMILAVWTFVIWFVIGPQPQLVYALVTSVTVLIIACPCALGLATPMSLMVGIGKGAEHGILIRSGEALQTARAIQTVVLDKTGTITKGKPELTDVILTNSMNGNSHQLLRLVASVEKVSEHPLAQAIVDGAQARKLELTDVQDFEAIPGHGVSAKVEGRNILIGNLKLMNRENIALGELENRSKSLADDGKTPMFVAIDGKAAGIVAVADTVKEDSAEAIKALQGMGIEVVMITGDNRRTAEAIARKVGVTRVLAEVLPEDKANNVHLLQAENKKVAMVGDGINDAPALAQADVGLAIGTGTDVAIEASDITLIKGSLKGVVTAIEVSRATMTNIYQNLFGAFIYNVLGIPVAMGVLFPFFGLLLSPLIAGAAMAFSSVTVVGNANRLRGFRPKFSVK